The Dyadobacter sandarakinus DNA window TAGCCGCATACCTTGAAAAAAAAGGATTGGACGACATGAAGGTAGTTGGGTATGACTTGATTAAACCGAATCTTGATTACCTGACCAAGGAAAGGATTAATTTTTTGATCAACCAAAATCCGCTCGGACAAGGTTACTGGGGTATTCACCAGCTTGCGCGGCACCTGGTGTTCCGGAAAGAAGTGGAACCCATCAAATTTCTGCCGCTTGACATTATTACAAAGGAAAACCTGGATTATTACCTCGAACCTGAGCTGAGCGGCTACCTGGTGCAGGCTTCCTAAGGCTGCCTACAAGTCGCCAAACTGGCTGTACATCTCTTTCAGCTTGGGCTCGGTTTCCTTTGCCCGGATATCCTTACGCAGAGCAGTTACTCCCTGGATGTCCGTCAGCAGCCCCAACGCCTGGAATGCACCAAAACGCACGAAGTAAGAAGGGTTTTCCCGGGCCAGATTTTCGAGCACAGGAATGCTTTTGCGTTGTATATCCTGCTTGGACTTGATGAGGTATTTTCCGAAAACCTGAAGAAAGTTGTACTTCTCGGTCGGTTTCATCTGTTTCATTTTCTGTAAAAACCAGTCGAACCGCTCAGGCTGCGCCAGGCCTGCATAGTAGTTGGCTACCGAGGTTACAATGGCATCATTGGGCGAGTCTTCAAACTCTGCAGCAATTTCATTGGCATCGGAAGGCTGGTTCATAAGGTATTTTTCAATTGCCACTGACACAACCTGGTAGGAACTGTCGCTCAATGCTTCCCTGAACACCGGGTCACTGTTATTGTCTCCGAATGTTGCCAGCGTGATAATCGCCTCGGAACGAACCTGCGGATGCGGGTCCTTGCGCACCCTTTCCTGGATTACCTTCTCGATCTCCGCAAAATTGGCCCCCTCGTACTCGGCAAAGTTACTGACCGCCATTTGTCTGAACTTCCAGAACGGGTCCGTCATCGCTTTTACAAGAATGTTGCGGACTGTGGTATCTGCCATGCCGCCTTCGAGCGAAGCAAGTGCTTCATATTTATGTAAAAAACGATCTGCGTGCAGGTACTGGAACTGCATTTCATTTCGTGGCTTTTCATGTTCCACCACGCCCAGCAGCTGTGCCTCCGCATCAAAAATGACCACATCCGGCTTTTTGGCAGCAGGAAATTCAAGTGTCTGGCTTACTTTGTCAACCAACACTTCATATTGATTTTTCTTACCTCCTACCCAAACATCCACCTTCACCGGCAGCCTGTATACGGTAGTGGCCAAGGTATCCTGCGCCTGCCTGATCTTCAGCAAAACTTTTCCCTGAGCAGCGGCATATTCCTGGCGGATATTGATTACAGGGTGTCCGGGGCGGTGAAACCACTGGTCAAAAAACCAGTTAAGATCCTGACCGCTCACTTTCTCAAATGCCATCCTCAGATCATCGATCTCTGCGGTACCAAATGCATGACTCTTCAGGTAATCTTTGAGGGAAGCAAAGTAAGCCTCGTCACCCACGTAGTTGCGCAGCATATGCAGGATCCTGCCGCCTTTGGCATACGAGTGACTGTCAAACATATTTTCCCGGTCTTTATAAAAATACCGGATCATGGGCACCTGCTTCGTTTCAGCCTCGGCAAGGTATGTTTTCATTTCCTGAAGATTCCCCCAGTCTGCTTCGTAACGTCCGTTGTTATATTCACTCCACAGGTACTCCGCGTAGTTTGCAAAAGACTCATTGAGCGGCAGCTGGCCCCATTCCTCACAGGTTACATAATCTCCAAACCAGTGGTGCGCCAGCTCGTGGGCGATCACGGCGTCAGAGTTACCATCTACCAGCGAGCGGGTGTCGTTTTGCACACCCTCCTCATGGACCGTCGCCGTGGTATTTTCCATTGCTCCTGCCACAAAGTCGCGCACGGCAATTTGTGCGTACTTTTCCCACGGATACGCTACACCAAAAATATTGGAGAAAAACCCGATCATTTCAGGCGTACGGCCAAAAATGGCCTGTGCATCCTTCCCGTACTTTGGCTCTACATAGTAGCTTACCTCTAAGCCATTAGGCATTAAATCCTTTTCTACGGCAAATTCTCCCACGGCCATCATCGTCAGGTAAGGAGCATGCGGCAGGGATTGTTTCCAGTGATCGGTACGCTGACCTTTCTTTACATTTTCCTGCGATACCAGTATTCCGTTTGACAAAGTAGTGAGGCTGCTGTCAACAGTGATGTAAATATCCTGCGTGAATTTCTGATTGGTAGCGTCTATGGTCGGGAACCAGCACGAGCTGCCTTCCGTCTCCCCCTGCGTCCATATCTGCCGTGGCTTTCCTTCCTCCATTCCGTCGGCATTGATGAAGTACAAACCTTTGTCCGTAGCGCTGTCATCGGTCTTTCCGCGGGGCACGTCATTGGGCCGGGCCGTGTAGTCGATTTTTATAAAAAGTGTATCCTTGCGCGTGTACGTCTTCCCAAGCCTGATCACCAGCTTCCGCTTGTCGTAACTATATTCCAGTTTGCCTTTCACCTTTGCACTGAGCTCTCCCGGTGCCAGGTCACCATAAGTACTATCTGCCTCCATCAGGCTTACTGCCTTGATGTCGAAGCCTTTTGCGTCCAGTTCAAGGGTGTTCTGAGGATAAAAATGGGGTTTGAACATTAACAAAGCCGAGGCGGGTACCTGCTGCTTGACCCAGTCAAACTGTACGTCGAGGCGTGTGTACAGGATCTCACTCTTTTTTGTCTTTTCAGGACGGTATGGTCCCTGAGGTGTTACAGTACCCGGATTACGGCGGTAAAGCGTATCAGCCAGAATCGGGCGGGCAGCAACGGAATAAGTTTGAAACGCGAGCAGTATGGATGCAAGTAGGTACAAAAACCGGCTTATAGATCGTCCGGGGATCATATTTGCTTCGGGGTTGATTGCGGGAAAGTAAGTCAATTTGATGCTTTTTGAAATCTTTATTTCTGTTGAAAAAAGCTTACACGCTCAGCACCTGTCCGGCTTTTGCAGCCCGTCGTGCCGGGATGTAGGACACAATAATGGTTATGATAACGACAATAATACCCGTGCCGAGTATGTCCCGCCATTCTAATTTAACCGGGTAAGCATCCACGAGCGACGTTGCCATGCCCATAGAAACCATTCCGTACCTGGCCTGCAGCCAACATAGCAGCACCCCGCCAGCCAGTCCGGTGACCGCTCCCGAGAACGCCACGATGGCGCCTTCGGAAAGAAAAATCATACGGATGAGCCCCGGCGTTGCACCCAGTGCATAAAGCATGGCAACATCTCCTTTCTTCTCTATGGCAAGCATACTGAGGGAAAAAAAGATGTTGATCGCAGCTACTAAAATAATGAACGAGAGAGTGACCGCCACAAAAAGTTTTTCCATCCTGATCGCCCTCAACAGATCTGCATTCAGCGAATCACGGTCTTTTACGACAAATTCTGCACCAAGGGCACTGCTCAGACCGGCACTCACGTCTTCGCCTGTAACGTCAGGCGCCACACGTATCTCCAGTGCCGACCGCTGTGTACCATACTGCATCAGGGAAGCCACCAGCTCCACCGGCGCAATGACATAATCATCGTAGCGTGTTTCGATATAGAAAAACCCGCCTGGCCGCAGCAGCAACTGGTTAAATGCCTCCGCCGAAGTAATATTGAGCGTTTTGGAGCCGGTACGCGGATAAAGTAATTCCAGGGGAGTAATAATATCTTCGATTGAAATGGAAAGTGCATTGCGGATGCCGTCGGCAATGATGGCGTAAGGTGTACCATTGGGCCCGTGAAGCCGGAGTGAGCCTTCAATGATCGCCGTATCCAGCTGGCCCTGGTGTTCAAAAGTACTGTCAACCCCTTTCAGGCGAACGATAATCTGCTGGTTTCCATACCTGGCCAGTGCATTGTCCTCGACCACCTCCGTAACGAGCTTCACGCCGTGTACCGCCTTCACTTTGCTGATCAGCGCACTATTTACCTCAAACCTTTTTCCCTCCCGCGGCAGCACCTTCACATCGGCATCAAAGGTTTTGAAGATCTTGCGGTTGAGATCCTCCATTCCATTGAAAACCGAAAGTACCACGACCATCGCCATGGTCCCCACAGCCACACCCGCCATGGCGATGCGCGCAATGAGGCTGATGAAGCTTCTTTTGTTACGTGAAAAAAAATAACGGATCGCGATCCTGGACGAAAGATTCATGATAGGGCGGCCGGCAATCAGTTCGACTCCTCCTCTTCGTCGGGCTGGGCCGGCGGAATGACAAGATCAGAGAAAAGCAGATCCATTTTGGCAGCGTACTCGGCTGTATCATCAATGTAAAATTGCAGGTGCGGAACAATGCGCAGCTGGTGACGCACGCGCTCCCCGAGCTTCTGGCGTATGGAACGGGTATTATCCTGGATTGTTTCCAGCAAAAACTGCTTGTTCTTGTCGGGCAGGAAACTGAGGTATGTCCTGGCAATGCTGAGATCAGGAGATACGCGGACTGCCGTAATCGTTACAAAAGTACCGTTGGTCAAATGCTGAAGATCTTTCTGGAAAATCTCACCCAGATCTTTTTGGATCTGCCTTCCTACTTTCTGTTGTCTTTTCGATTCCATATTTTGATCGTTTGCCGGAGGTTATTCACCAGACCTGGTTCCGGGGGTTTATACTGAAAGTTAGGTGCATGTAAAACAACATTTACTAAAACTTCTCCCTCCTTCGGATAAGTACAAATATCCATACTTATTTTGTTTTTGTAGAATTTGGAGTTGTAATTTCGTGAAAGTTATTCCGTCCAAATTTCAAATCTGCCTGCTTCTTGCTAAGTTTTTTTCGTGTCAATGCACGGTATCAGACCATCAGTCTTGCAGTACTTTTTCTCCTGCTCCGCCTGCCTTTTTTCATGGGCGACGTGCCGATGCTGATACCTGAACTGAGCTGGATGCTGGTAGGTGAACAAATGGGACGCGGCTTCACCCTTTACCGGGATATATGGGATAACGTGAGTCCGTTCTCAGGGCTTACCTACTGGCTGATCGACTCGCTCTTCGGGCGCTCCCCCTGGGTTTACCAGCTTGCTGCACTGTTGGTTTCACTGATCCAGATCCTGTACTTCAACTATGTGATCCATTCCAGGGAGGTTTTTCCCGAGCGCACCTTTGTACCGGGTGCATTGTACGCATTGTTTCTGAATATCTCCTTTGACCTGGGTACCTTATCGCCCATGCTGCTGGCCAATACTTTCCTGTTGTTTGCCTTCGGATCCATTGTCAAAATACTCGTGCGCCGCGAAGTAACCTCGCATGTGTTTGAAATGGGACTGTACATCGGGATTGCTACCCTGTTTTACCTGCCGGCTTCGGTGTTTATGGTATGGGCATTTCTGGCGCTGATCTTTTATACAGGCTCTACCGTCAGGGACCATTTGCTGGGCCTGTTCGGCTCGGTTTTCCCGCTTTTGATGGTTGTTCTGTTTTTTTACATGAACAATGGGATCGAAAGTCTCAACCGGAACCTGCTCACGTCTGTCTTTCAGGTGAAGCAGTACAATCTGAATGATTTTTCTTCCCTGCTCGCATCCCTGCTGCTGCCTCTCGGCTTCGGGATCATGGGCTTCATGCGGATTTTTACAACCTTACGTTTCGTCAACTATCAGACAAGAATCCAGCAGGTGATGGCGCTCTGGTCAATCGCGGCCATTTTTACGATCCCGCTGATGCAGTTTCTGGCGCCCATGCAGTTCGTGATCTTCATACCGCCTGCTGCATTTTTTGCTACGCATTACTTCCAGAGCTTTAAAAGGAACAGCATTGCGGACGAGCTGCAATTTACATTGATGGGAGCACTGATCATCCTCATCCAGTACCAGGGACTGCGGGGATTGCTGCCGGGCGTATCCATGGGGAAACTGGAAAATCTAAGGGCAAAGCCAGCCAGCCTGCCCGATGAAATCCGCGGTAAGCGCATCCTGGTGCTGGGGCAGCATTCGGGAGAATATATGAACAACTTTACCGCAACACCGTACCTGAACTGGGAGCTTGCCAGCTATGACCTGCAAAACCTCGATAATTTCGACAGCGTCATTCACGTGTATGACAATTTTAGGAAAGACCCGCCTGAGTATGTGATCGACAAGGTTAATATTATGCCGAAACTGCTGAGTCGCGTTCCGGCATTGAAGCAAAGGTATGAGCAGAGCTACTGGAAGGGCATTTACCAGCGCAAAGACTAGCAGGCAATTTTGTTGACGCGCGTCTGGTGCCGGCCGCCTTCAAATTCGGTAGCCAGAAAAGCCTGCAGGCTAGCCAATGCAGTCTCCAGCTCCACAAACCGGACCGGAATACAGATCACATTCGCATCGTTATGCTGGCGCGCAAGCGAAGCCAGCGGCAGGTCCCATACCAGCGCAGCCCGGATTCCCTGATGCTTGTTGGCCGTAATGCACACTCCCTGCCCGCTTCCGCAAAGCAACACTCCTTTTTCAAATTCACCACTCTCTACTGCAGCAGCCACCGGATGGGCGAAATCGGCATAATCTGCCGAGTCGGCGCTGTAAGTACCAAAGTCTTTTACTTCAAAACCATTTGTGCTGAGCCAGTGGATAATAGGCTCCTTGTAGGGAAATCCCGCGTGGTCTGCACCGATTGCAATTTTTCTCATCACTTTAATGTTAATAGTGCCCGCCTCTTTCCCTGGGTTACCGGGAAAACCGGCTGGATTGTGTTTAAATTATCAGTAGCGGCAAAGTTACTATTATCTGATTCAACAACTAATTGCATACCCGAATATGAGTGAAGAAGTAAAACCAACCAATGGACAACTGGTGGACGTGTCCCTCCTCAACCCTGCGGTCCCGGAAGATGAAAAAAGAATCAAGGAAGCATTTGAAGACCGTAACTGGAATGAGATCAAAAGTGCCGATTCGTGGGTCATATTTAAAGTAATGGCTGAATTTGTCGAAGGTTTTGACAAGCTGGCTAAAATTGGCCCCTGTGTTTCTCTGTTTGGCTCGGCACGTACCCTGCCCGATAATCCGCATTATAAAACTGCCGAAGAAATCGCCGCCAAGCTGGTGAGGCATGGGTACGGTGTTATTACAGGCGGAGGACCGGGTATTATGGAAGCCGGTAACAAAGGAGCTTTTGAGCAGGGCGGCAAATCCGTCGGTCTAAACATCAAGCTTCCTTTTGAGCAGCATAGCAATATTTATATCGATCATGATAAGAGCATCAACTTCGACTTCTTCTTTGTTCGCAAGGTGATGTTTGTCAAATATTCCCAGGGCTTTGTGGTCATGCCGGGTGGCTTTGGCACCCTCGATGAGCTCTTTGAAGCCATGACGCTTATTCAGACCAAAAAGATCGGTCGCTTCCCGATTGTACTCGTCGGCAGTGCCTACTGGTCGGGGCTGCTCGACTGGATCAAAGGTACCATGCTGACAGAGCACAACATCAATGCCGAAGACCTCAAACTCATCAGCGTGGTGGACACTCCCGATGAGGCTGTGAAAGTAATCGATAACTTTTATTCAAAATACCTGCTCAAACCCAACTTCTGATCCTCAGAAGGTGAGGTACGGCTCCATTTTCCGCAGCGTTTCCTGGTCAAGTACTTTTACCTTGGCCAGGTCAGCCGCATGCTGGAACGGTCCGTGCTGTGTTCGGTAGCTGACGATGATACCCGCGAGTCTACGGTTCCGCAGGTAGGGATGTGCCGCAAGTTGCTCTACTGTCGCAGTATTGATGTTGAGCAGCTTCACCGGGGTTTCAATTTTACCAAAACGTACCAGCTCCTGCACCACAGCTGAATCGAGCCCGTATATTTCCCTGAACTGGGCTACGGAATGAAAGCCGCCCAGCGCATCGCGGAACTTGACAATACGCGCAGAGAGCTTGCTGCCGATTCCTTTCAAACGTGTCAGCCGGGTGGTGTCAGCCGTGTTGATGTCAAATGCAGCAGGTACCTTCCGTTCCTGCCATGTTGCACGTCTTCCCGTTTCTGAGGTTTTGTGAAATGGTGATGCCGGCGCATCCGTTTTCTGAACCGGGCTGAGCGTAATGTAGCTTTCCAGTCTTTTATACAAGTCTGGCGGAAAGTCATAAATTTTCAAAAGCTGTTCTTTCCTGTAAAAATGCCCGCCTTTTTGCCTGAAACGATCCATTCGTTTTACCAGAAAGGGCGGTATGCCCAATGCGGTAAGTTGTTCAGGACTTGCCTTATTGGGGTCAAAAGCAAAAAGCTTCCGGGGAGGCGCCAGATCTCCGGCAACATACGCGCCCGACTTTGAACCGGGGACGGTACTTCTGGTTGCAAGAGCCCGGGCTATACTATCGAGCATCCTGAACTCTGCTGCTGAGGGTTGCACCGGAAAAGCCGGCAGTACCCACCTTCGGAATACAAACGGAGACCACAGGATCAGAAAGCATAGGATCATCAAAACCATGGCACCTCTGGCTTCTTTTCGAGAAAGCCCGAAGAAATCCTGTAAAACATGAAGCGTATTTTTCCACATACGATATGATATCGGTACCTGCTTTTGACGCTTCATGGAGGATCAGGTCACAAAAAAATTCCGGAACAGGAATATCCCGCTCCGGAACCAATTTATACTCAACATTTTACTGATTCACATATACACTTCCGCTGCTGGCAGTCAGTGTCACCGGGATACCGCCTCCATTGATTTTTCCGCGTACGCGGTCCTTTTCGGCCTCACCGTCAAAATTCTTCAGCGGGATTGAAACCCGGTTGCCCCGCAGGTCGAGGTCAGCCCCTTTGTCCAGGGGCATGGTTACCCGTACACTGCCGGCAGAGGAAGCCAGGTTAACATAGCTGCCCAATGCAGTAAGTTCGGCTTCAATGCTGCCCGCGCTGGTGGATGCTTTCAGGCTGCCCGAAACGCCTGCCAGCCTGATGGATCCCCCGGAAGTTCCGGTGTTCAGGCTGCCGGCAATCTGGTCGCCTTTGATGCTGCCACCGCTCGTATGCGCCTCGATTTCTCCATTGAGATCATGCAGGGTAATGCTGCCGCCGGAGGTTTCAAGCTCAATTTTACCCTTCATCGTTTCAGCCTTGATGCTGCCACCGCTGGTATGCAGTACAATCTCGTCGGAACAATGCGAGGCATCAATGCTTCCTCCCGATGTCTTGCCCTGTACCTTGCCTTTCAGATCGTTGATTTTCAAGCTTCCTCCACTGGTAGCAAAGTTCTGCTCGCCGGTCAGGGAGGCAATTTGTATACTGCCGCCACTGGTTTTCAGGAAAGTAGCCGTATTCCTGGGGGCTGTTACCACAAAGCCGATGGAGACATTTCTTTTATTATCCCACTTCACTTCCTGCTTACGTCTGGCAGTTGCCACAACCCGGCCGCCTTCGGCTACTATTTTGATTTCAAAATCTTTGAGCCGGTCCTCAATTTCCTCACTGCTGAGTTCCTGCTTGCCATTCCAGTTATTATTGGGCTTCACATACATGGCAACTTCAAAGCTGCTGCCGCCGCCTGTCACCGTAATGGATCCTCCGGATGTTTCCACAGCCAGCTCGGTAATGCCCTCAGCCGGGAA harbors:
- a CDS encoding M1 family aminopeptidase; amino-acid sequence: MIPGRSISRFLYLLASILLAFQTYSVAARPILADTLYRRNPGTVTPQGPYRPEKTKKSEILYTRLDVQFDWVKQQVPASALLMFKPHFYPQNTLELDAKGFDIKAVSLMEADSTYGDLAPGELSAKVKGKLEYSYDKRKLVIRLGKTYTRKDTLFIKIDYTARPNDVPRGKTDDSATDKGLYFINADGMEEGKPRQIWTQGETEGSSCWFPTIDATNQKFTQDIYITVDSSLTTLSNGILVSQENVKKGQRTDHWKQSLPHAPYLTMMAVGEFAVEKDLMPNGLEVSYYVEPKYGKDAQAIFGRTPEMIGFFSNIFGVAYPWEKYAQIAVRDFVAGAMENTTATVHEEGVQNDTRSLVDGNSDAVIAHELAHHWFGDYVTCEEWGQLPLNESFANYAEYLWSEYNNGRYEADWGNLQEMKTYLAEAETKQVPMIRYFYKDRENMFDSHSYAKGGRILHMLRNYVGDEAYFASLKDYLKSHAFGTAEIDDLRMAFEKVSGQDLNWFFDQWFHRPGHPVINIRQEYAAAQGKVLLKIRQAQDTLATTVYRLPVKVDVWVGGKKNQYEVLVDKVSQTLEFPAAKKPDVVIFDAEAQLLGVVEHEKPRNEMQFQYLHADRFLHKYEALASLEGGMADTTVRNILVKAMTDPFWKFRQMAVSNFAEYEGANFAEIEKVIQERVRKDPHPQVRSEAIITLATFGDNNSDPVFREALSDSSYQVVSVAIEKYLMNQPSDANEIAAEFEDSPNDAIVTSVANYYAGLAQPERFDWFLQKMKQMKPTEKYNFLQVFGKYLIKSKQDIQRKSIPVLENLARENPSYFVRFGAFQALGLLTDIQGVTALRKDIRAKETEPKLKEMYSQFGDL
- a CDS encoding FtsX-like permease family protein, yielding MNLSSRIAIRYFFSRNKRSFISLIARIAMAGVAVGTMAMVVVLSVFNGMEDLNRKIFKTFDADVKVLPREGKRFEVNSALISKVKAVHGVKLVTEVVEDNALARYGNQQIIVRLKGVDSTFEHQGQLDTAIIEGSLRLHGPNGTPYAIIADGIRNALSISIEDIITPLELLYPRTGSKTLNITSAEAFNQLLLRPGGFFYIETRYDDYVIAPVELVASLMQYGTQRSALEIRVAPDVTGEDVSAGLSSALGAEFVVKDRDSLNADLLRAIRMEKLFVAVTLSFIILVAAINIFFSLSMLAIEKKGDVAMLYALGATPGLIRMIFLSEGAIVAFSGAVTGLAGGVLLCWLQARYGMVSMGMATSLVDAYPVKLEWRDILGTGIIVVIITIIVSYIPARRAAKAGQVLSV
- the rbfA gene encoding 30S ribosome-binding factor RbfA, with translation MESKRQQKVGRQIQKDLGEIFQKDLQHLTNGTFVTITAVRVSPDLSIARTYLSFLPDKNKQFLLETIQDNTRSIRQKLGERVRHQLRIVPHLQFYIDDTAEYAAKMDLLFSDLVIPPAQPDEEEESN
- the rpiB gene encoding ribose 5-phosphate isomerase B, which gives rise to MRKIAIGADHAGFPYKEPIIHWLSTNGFEVKDFGTYSADSADYADFAHPVAAAVESGEFEKGVLLCGSGQGVCITANKHQGIRAALVWDLPLASLARQHNDANVICIPVRFVELETALASLQAFLATEFEGGRHQTRVNKIAC
- a CDS encoding LOG family protein, encoding MSEEVKPTNGQLVDVSLLNPAVPEDEKRIKEAFEDRNWNEIKSADSWVIFKVMAEFVEGFDKLAKIGPCVSLFGSARTLPDNPHYKTAEEIAAKLVRHGYGVITGGGPGIMEAGNKGAFEQGGKSVGLNIKLPFEQHSNIYIDHDKSINFDFFFVRKVMFVKYSQGFVVMPGGFGTLDELFEAMTLIQTKKIGRFPIVLVGSAYWSGLLDWIKGTMLTEHNINAEDLKLISVVDTPDEAVKVIDNFYSKYLLKPNF
- a CDS encoding ComEA family DNA-binding protein → MKRQKQVPISYRMWKNTLHVLQDFFGLSRKEARGAMVLMILCFLILWSPFVFRRWVLPAFPVQPSAAEFRMLDSIARALATRSTVPGSKSGAYVAGDLAPPRKLFAFDPNKASPEQLTALGIPPFLVKRMDRFRQKGGHFYRKEQLLKIYDFPPDLYKRLESYITLSPVQKTDAPASPFHKTSETGRRATWQERKVPAAFDINTADTTRLTRLKGIGSKLSARIVKFRDALGGFHSVAQFREIYGLDSAVVQELVRFGKIETPVKLLNINTATVEQLAAHPYLRNRRLAGIIVSYRTQHGPFQHAADLAKVKVLDQETLRKMEPYLTF